Proteins encoded within one genomic window of Gloeobacter kilaueensis JS1:
- the cas2 gene encoding CRISPR-associated endonuclease Cas2: MLWVVAYDIPVTKRRNKIAKLLEGYGKRVQYSVFECDLEESQFSELRNRLLKLLKLPDDSLRYYPIAANMTRKIVILGGDGLYEKPDHFAV, encoded by the coding sequence ATGCTCTGGGTCGTCGCTTACGATATTCCTGTCACTAAACGTCGCAATAAGATCGCCAAGCTCCTCGAAGGATACGGGAAGCGTGTGCAGTACAGTGTGTTTGAGTGCGACCTGGAAGAGTCTCAGTTTTCGGAGCTGAGAAACCGTCTCCTGAAGCTTTTGAAACTTCCAGACGACTCACTTCGGTACTATCCTATCGCAGCCAATATGACCAGGAAAATTGTGATTTTGGGTGGAGATGGCCTCTATGAGAAACCGGATCATTTTGCTGTGTAA
- the cas1 gene encoding CRISPR-associated endonuclease Cas1: MSSLYLLEQGIWVGKDGEQLAIHRKREVVRQIPLPLIDRIFVFGRIHLSIEVLRTCLRRRIPLALLSRQGWLYGTLSPPQQGRLHLRRAQQRVQEESERSLRLAQSLVEAKIHNQRVLLQRLNRRRPIAENEFAVDVLRYLESRVPQTSNIAALLGNEGAAAAQFYPAYGRQLQDSEFRLVERIRRPPTNPANAVLSFGYSLLWNHVRAVVELHGCDPYLGHLHVPRDDHLALISDLIEPFRTPIIDSLVLTMVNRRMFTSEDFEYANGACFLADSGRRKFVTQFQQIMGETIQLPNGRDGVRWKLIDQGVENYKTALQNPELPFNVYRIR, encoded by the coding sequence GTGAGTAGCCTGTATCTGCTTGAACAAGGTATCTGGGTTGGTAAAGATGGGGAGCAACTGGCCATTCACCGCAAACGAGAAGTTGTTCGCCAGATACCCCTGCCACTCATCGACCGAATATTTGTCTTCGGTCGCATCCACTTGAGTATCGAAGTACTGCGGACCTGCCTGCGGCGGCGCATTCCGCTAGCGTTGCTCTCTCGCCAGGGCTGGCTTTACGGAACCCTCAGCCCGCCGCAGCAGGGGCGTTTGCACCTGCGTCGCGCCCAGCAACGGGTGCAGGAGGAATCTGAGCGAAGCCTGCGCCTGGCACAATCTCTAGTAGAAGCAAAAATCCACAATCAGCGCGTGCTGTTACAGCGGCTCAATCGCCGCCGCCCAATTGCCGAGAATGAGTTTGCTGTTGATGTGCTGCGGTATCTAGAATCACGGGTGCCGCAGACAAGTAACATCGCGGCCTTGCTTGGCAATGAGGGAGCGGCAGCAGCCCAGTTCTATCCAGCTTATGGCCGCCAGTTACAGGACAGTGAATTTCGTCTAGTCGAGCGTATTCGTCGCCCGCCTACCAATCCTGCTAATGCGGTTCTCAGCTTCGGCTACAGTCTGCTATGGAACCATGTTCGCGCGGTCGTGGAGTTGCACGGCTGCGATCCATATCTTGGCCACCTTCACGTTCCACGAGACGATCATCTAGCTCTTATCTCAGATTTGATTGAGCCATTTCGCACACCTATCATCGATTCTTTAGTACTGACGATGGTCAATCGCCGCATGTTCACCTCTGAAGACTTTGAATATGCAAACGGAGCCTGTTTCCTCGCAGACTCCGGACGCCGCAAGTTTGTCACCCAGTTTCAGCAAATAATGGGAGAAACCATTCAACTGCCGAACGGACGCGACGGCGTTCGATGGAAGCTCATCGATCAAGGTGTCGAGAACTACAAAACTGCTCTGCAGAATCCAGAGCTTCCGTTCAACGTCTACCGGATTCGCTGA